In a single window of the Alteriqipengyuania lutimaris genome:
- a CDS encoding glycine-rich domain-containing protein: MRATDTDLWQRLAAFEIGPPDAAFNFTQRLARENRWAADHAARVVHEYKRFCWLACAAGHEVTPSDAVDQAWHLHLTFTRDYWERFCPEALRMPLHHGPTAGGTVERTRYYDQYARTLASYEEHFGAPAPADIWPDAHRRFVIDPRSVRVNPVDVAIVPRRVLVGRATGLAAAIAIALAAAVAAAIL; the protein is encoded by the coding sequence ATGCGCGCGACCGATACCGACCTGTGGCAGCGGCTTGCCGCCTTCGAGATCGGACCGCCCGACGCCGCCTTTAACTTTACGCAGAGGCTCGCGCGCGAAAACCGCTGGGCCGCCGATCACGCCGCGCGCGTCGTTCACGAATACAAGCGCTTCTGCTGGCTCGCCTGCGCGGCGGGGCACGAAGTCACCCCGTCCGACGCGGTCGACCAGGCGTGGCACCTGCACCTTACCTTCACCCGGGATTACTGGGAGCGGTTCTGCCCCGAGGCTTTGCGCATGCCTCTCCACCATGGTCCCACGGCGGGCGGCACGGTCGAACGGACCCGCTATTACGACCAGTATGCCCGGACCCTCGCCAGCTATGAAGAGCATTTCGGCGCTCCCGCTCCGGCCGACATCTGGCCGGATGCGCATCGCCGCTTCGTGATCGATCCGCGCAGCGTACGGGTTAATCCGGTCGATGTGGCGATCGTGCCGCGCCGCGTTCTTGTCGGCCGTGCCACTGGCTTGGCGGCGGCAATCGCGATAGCATTGGCCGCAGCGGTTGCAGCGGCAATCCTCTAG
- a CDS encoding DUF5818 domain-containing protein, protein MAERKFTAVLIAALMAIAACAGGNDTDTLPGADGGADPAAGTRPSGRPALASYEGRIEDGVECQVLATADGARYAFTPQDGFGPGDYVSVRAEMADASFCQQGDGTIIIDSMQRTTPPAADRDPARSGGVALTRDYVTGSWVAKSVNADCADPDFQIETGPAGTILDGEISRHDESALVILDQYPRIDLDAPMGDLPIEARGPDGLAIMRPATDAQYDPVSIGAATVEGDGVVFVKCAA, encoded by the coding sequence ATGGCGGAACGAAAATTCACAGCAGTTCTGATCGCCGCGCTGATGGCCATCGCAGCCTGTGCGGGCGGCAACGACACCGACACACTGCCGGGCGCCGATGGGGGCGCGGACCCCGCAGCGGGCACGCGACCATCGGGGCGACCGGCGCTCGCGAGCTATGAAGGCCGCATCGAGGACGGCGTCGAATGCCAAGTGCTGGCGACTGCCGACGGCGCGCGCTACGCCTTCACCCCGCAGGACGGTTTCGGGCCGGGCGACTATGTGTCGGTCCGCGCGGAAATGGCCGATGCCAGCTTCTGTCAGCAAGGCGATGGCACGATCATCATCGATTCGATGCAGCGTACGACCCCGCCGGCAGCAGATCGCGATCCGGCCCGGTCGGGCGGCGTCGCGCTGACGCGCGACTATGTGACCGGCAGCTGGGTTGCCAAGAGTGTGAATGCCGATTGCGCGGATCCCGATTTCCAGATCGAGACGGGTCCGGCGGGCACGATCCTCGACGGCGAAATCAGCCGGCACGACGAAAGTGCGCTGGTGATCCTCGACCAGTATCCCCGCATCGATCTCGACGCGCCGATGGGCGATCTTCCCATCGAAGCGCGCGGGCCCGACGGTCTCGCAATCATGCGACCGGCGACCGATGCGCAGTACGATCCGGTCAGCATCGGTGCGGCCACGGTCGAGGGCGATGGCGTCGTGTTCGTGAAATGCGCAGCCTAG
- a CDS encoding TIGR04222 domain-containing membrane protein, producing MMDFGLAQYDARDFLVLYSALVVLGWVLALVVPMILRPVGEPGVPADAGQYAALASGKSRYAEAMMAGLLASGRLALEGKTFHVRARDGADGRAGGGAETRLMSLGDSFSWNTFVRAIDGGYRKDRDALIEAGLLTRSGEALSVRLMAAVPMILIVLLGLYRLQAGRAEGEPVAILAVLIVLGLVVIGWRLLSGLRRTREGIRVLKDAREENVGLKRAPMNDQMALGVAIFGTAVLAGTPLDPLHAMRHGGGDAGYAGDGGDGGSGCSGGGCGGCGG from the coding sequence ATGATGGACTTTGGCCTGGCGCAATACGACGCGCGCGATTTCCTGGTTCTCTATTCGGCGCTGGTCGTGCTCGGCTGGGTGCTGGCGCTGGTCGTGCCGATGATCCTGCGCCCGGTGGGCGAACCGGGCGTACCTGCCGATGCCGGGCAATATGCAGCGTTGGCGAGCGGGAAGAGCCGCTATGCCGAAGCGATGATGGCGGGCCTGCTCGCGTCGGGACGGCTGGCGCTGGAGGGCAAGACCTTCCATGTCCGCGCCCGCGATGGTGCGGATGGCCGCGCAGGCGGAGGCGCAGAAACGCGGCTGATGAGCCTGGGCGACAGCTTCAGCTGGAACACCTTCGTGCGCGCGATCGACGGCGGTTACAGGAAGGATCGCGATGCGCTGATCGAAGCGGGCCTGCTGACCCGATCGGGCGAGGCGCTATCGGTACGGCTGATGGCGGCGGTGCCGATGATCCTGATCGTGCTGCTGGGCCTCTACCGCCTGCAGGCGGGCCGCGCCGAGGGCGAGCCCGTCGCCATCCTGGCCGTGCTGATCGTGCTGGGCCTGGTGGTGATCGGCTGGCGCCTGCTGTCGGGCCTGCGCCGCACGCGCGAGGGTATCCGCGTGCTGAAGGATGCGCGCGAGGAAAATGTCGGGCTCAAGCGCGCGCCCATGAACGATCAGATGGCTTTGGGCGTGGCGATCTTCGGTACCGCGGTGCTCGCAGGCACGCCTCTCGACCCGCTGCACGCGATGCGCCATGGCGGCGGAGATGCCGGCTACGCGGGCGATGGCGGCGATGGCGGCTCGGGCTGCAGCGGCGGTGGCTGCGGCGGTTGCGGGGGGTAA
- a CDS encoding methyltransferase domain-containing protein: protein MPSDAQTQAVTEATTDTARDYYTSDDAVEFYSTVWGGEDIHVGLYDDTKDIREASRRTVDRMAATVGALAGKKVLDIGSGYGGGARRILSEHGAGHVTCLNIAPAENARNRKLTAEQGLEDRIDVVEGSFDDLPFDDASFDVVWSQDAILHAPDRGAVMSEVARVLRPGGDFIFTDPMQADGIEDTSSLQPIYDRIHLANLASFGFYREALGERGMDEVRVDDLSGQLRNHYAQVAEDLDAQRGELSTDDAFVDRMLEGLAHWVRGADAGKLTWGIMHFRKKA, encoded by the coding sequence ATGCCGAGTGACGCCCAGACGCAGGCAGTTACCGAAGCGACGACCGATACCGCGCGCGATTATTACACCAGCGACGATGCGGTGGAGTTCTATTCCACCGTCTGGGGCGGCGAGGATATCCATGTCGGTCTTTACGACGACACGAAGGATATCCGCGAGGCGAGCCGCCGCACGGTCGATCGCATGGCCGCGACGGTCGGCGCTCTGGCCGGCAAGAAGGTGCTCGACATCGGATCCGGCTATGGCGGGGGCGCCCGCCGGATCTTGAGCGAACATGGCGCGGGCCATGTCACCTGCCTCAATATCGCGCCCGCGGAGAATGCGCGCAATCGCAAGCTGACCGCCGAACAGGGGCTGGAAGACCGCATCGACGTGGTCGAGGGATCTTTCGACGACCTTCCCTTCGACGATGCCTCCTTCGATGTCGTGTGGAGCCAGGACGCGATCCTGCACGCGCCCGATCGCGGCGCGGTGATGAGCGAGGTCGCCCGCGTGCTGAGGCCGGGTGGCGATTTCATCTTCACCGATCCGATGCAGGCCGACGGGATCGAGGATACCTCCTCGCTCCAGCCGATCTACGATCGCATCCACCTCGCCAATCTCGCCAGCTTCGGCTTCTACCGCGAGGCACTGGGCGAGCGCGGCATGGACGAGGTGCGGGTCGACGATCTCAGCGGGCAGCTGCGCAACCACTACGCACAGGTTGCCGAAGACCTCGATGCGCAGCGTGGCGAGCTGTCGACCGACGACGCCTTCGTCGACCGCATGCTCGAAGGACTGGCGCACTGGGTCCGCGGTGCGGATGCGGGCAAGCTCACCTGGGGCATCATGCATTTCCGCAAGAAAGCCTGA